Proteins encoded together in one Pseudoalteromonas xiamenensis window:
- the pspC gene encoding envelope stress response membrane protein PspC, which produces MSQKRRELFRDPRRGKIAGVCAGLSDYFNMELWLVRILFITAVLLSGPFFVVIYVACWFILDRQPAEFTQHVPKEELHEERVNVKFKVWQKGEPPRQALYELKDRFTRLDGRIQKLETYVTSPEFTVSREIDRL; this is translated from the coding sequence ATGAGCCAAAAACGTAGAGAGTTATTCCGCGATCCTCGTCGGGGCAAAATAGCGGGTGTTTGTGCGGGCCTCAGTGACTACTTTAATATGGAATTATGGTTAGTTCGTATTTTGTTCATCACTGCGGTGTTGTTATCCGGACCATTTTTTGTTGTTATTTATGTGGCATGCTGGTTTATTCTGGATAGACAGCCAGCCGAATTTACACAACATGTGCCTAAAGAAGAGCTGCATGAAGAACGTGTAAACGTTAAATTTAAGGTATGGCAAAAAGGGGAACCGCCAAGGCAAGCACTATACGAGCTGAAGGACCGTTTTACTCGGTTAGACGGTCGAATTCAAAAGCTTGAAACTTACGTGACGTCACCTGAATTTACCGTAAGTCGAGAGATCGATCGTTTATAA
- the megL gene encoding methionine gamma-lyase, with protein sequence MTKFHDDTNCIHGPSHNEDPYGALTAPLYQTSTFHFKDAAQGAARFAGEEPGYIYTRLGNPTTRELEEKVAALEEMDDAAATATGMGAVSASVLSFLQSGDHLIASKALYGCSFALFSHMLPKFGIEVTFVDMTQPDALQNALQPNSKMVFAETPINPTMTVLDLDMIGKFAKQNGLISVIDNTFLTPLLQKPKHFGIDIIIHSATKYLNGHGDVVAGIVCGSKEHIETIKLTVLKDIGATISPHDAWLINRGLKTLSVRMERHCASAQRVAEYLEGHPKVNEVYYPGLPSHPGHRFLGKQMKGAGGVIAFEINGTLENGEAFINATKLCTLAVSLGDPETLIQHPASMTHSPYTREERLAAGISDGLIRLSVGLENVEDIIADLDQAFSHF encoded by the coding sequence ATGACAAAATTTCACGATGATACAAATTGTATCCACGGTCCCTCTCACAACGAAGATCCGTATGGCGCGCTGACAGCACCTTTGTATCAGACATCTACTTTCCATTTTAAAGATGCCGCGCAAGGCGCTGCACGATTCGCGGGTGAAGAGCCTGGTTACATTTACACCCGTTTAGGCAACCCAACAACTCGCGAATTAGAGGAGAAAGTTGCTGCACTAGAGGAAATGGATGATGCCGCGGCCACAGCTACAGGAATGGGCGCTGTATCAGCATCGGTATTAAGCTTTTTACAATCGGGCGACCATCTTATCGCGTCCAAAGCGTTATATGGATGCAGTTTTGCGCTTTTTTCGCACATGCTGCCAAAATTCGGTATTGAAGTGACTTTTGTCGATATGACTCAGCCAGATGCGTTGCAAAATGCATTGCAACCGAATTCAAAAATGGTGTTTGCTGAGACGCCTATTAACCCCACAATGACCGTTTTAGACTTGGACATGATTGGCAAGTTTGCTAAACAAAATGGGTTAATCAGTGTCATCGATAATACGTTTTTAACTCCCTTGTTACAGAAACCGAAGCATTTTGGAATCGATATCATCATTCACAGTGCGACAAAATATCTAAATGGTCACGGTGATGTAGTGGCAGGTATCGTATGCGGCAGTAAAGAGCATATCGAAACGATTAAACTAACAGTTTTAAAGGATATTGGTGCGACAATCAGTCCACATGATGCATGGCTTATTAATCGCGGTTTGAAAACACTTTCAGTCCGCATGGAGAGGCATTGTGCCAGTGCACAGCGCGTCGCGGAATACTTAGAAGGCCATCCTAAGGTCAACGAAGTGTATTATCCGGGATTACCTTCACATCCAGGTCATCGTTTCTTAGGCAAACAGATGAAAGGTGCTGGTGGCGTAATTGCATTTGAGATTAATGGTACGTTGGAAAACGGCGAAGCGTTTATCAACGCGACAAAACTTTGCACGTTGGCTGTCTCACTGGGTGATCCTGAAACACTTATTCAGCACCCAGCCTCTATGACACATTCACCTTATACTCGAGAGGAGCGGTTAGCCGCAGGCATTTCAGATGGATTGATCCGACTTTCAGTCGGGCTTGAAAATGTTGAAGACATTATCGCTGATCTGGATCAGGCGTTCTCACACTTCTAA
- a CDS encoding ABC transporter substrate-binding protein, which translates to MRKLVLAILPVFLVGCIESSENERAKLAQGLVYCAEANPVSFNPQVTTTGSTIDIIANQLYDKLLSINPDSGEFQPELATSWDIENSGKNITFYLRKDVHFHTTDYFTPTRTLNADDVVFSFGRLFDVYNPYHFIGDANYPYFQSVGMDQLIRQVVKVDDYTVRFELFNAESSFLSNLATDFAVVTSKEYAQKLQQAGKETQFDQLPVGTGPYLFKSFLRDNLIRYHRNPHYWKHPVAMEQLVYDITTNGTSRIAKMLTKECDITAHPSATQLSFLQSREDIHVDKEANLNIGYWAFNTERPPFNDPLVRRALSYAVDVDKIMQAVFYGSGIAATSNLPPSSWAYVPQPELPQYDPQKAKELLAEAGYKDGFTMTLWAMPVSRIYNPNARKMAELIQSDLREIGVTAKIVEYEWNTFIERVGQHEHDSVLLGWAADTPDPDNFFTPLLSCTATFSGKNPSNWCNPEFDLLLTQALDTNDIEARKVFYKKAQEMIAAELPLMPIAHGLRFQASNTNIEGITLRPFGGISLAEARRKP; encoded by the coding sequence GTGCGAAAGCTGGTGTTAGCAATACTTCCCGTCTTCTTGGTGGGCTGTATTGAAAGCAGTGAAAATGAACGAGCAAAATTGGCGCAAGGATTAGTCTATTGCGCTGAAGCAAATCCTGTTTCGTTCAATCCTCAAGTCACAACGACAGGTTCGACTATCGATATTATTGCAAATCAGTTGTATGACAAACTGCTGAGCATTAATCCAGATAGTGGAGAGTTCCAACCTGAACTGGCCACTTCGTGGGACATCGAAAATAGCGGTAAAAACATTACGTTTTATTTGAGAAAAGACGTCCATTTCCACACAACAGACTACTTTACTCCGACACGAACTTTAAACGCTGACGACGTGGTGTTTTCATTTGGTCGACTCTTTGACGTTTATAACCCTTATCATTTTATTGGTGATGCTAACTATCCGTACTTTCAAAGCGTAGGAATGGACCAATTGATAAGGCAAGTAGTCAAGGTAGATGATTACACCGTTAGGTTTGAACTGTTTAATGCGGAAAGTAGCTTTTTATCAAACTTAGCGACAGATTTTGCCGTTGTTACATCCAAAGAATACGCACAAAAGTTACAACAAGCCGGAAAAGAAACACAGTTTGATCAGCTTCCAGTGGGTACTGGCCCCTATCTATTCAAGAGCTTTTTGCGTGATAACCTTATTCGTTATCACCGCAATCCACACTATTGGAAACACCCTGTAGCGATGGAACAATTGGTTTATGATATAACGACTAATGGTACGTCACGTATCGCAAAAATGTTGACCAAAGAGTGCGACATTACAGCGCATCCAAGTGCTACGCAACTGTCGTTTCTGCAAAGCCGTGAAGACATACATGTCGATAAAGAAGCAAATTTAAATATCGGCTATTGGGCATTTAATACGGAACGTCCTCCATTTAATGACCCTCTTGTCAGACGCGCACTTTCTTATGCCGTCGATGTCGACAAGATAATGCAAGCCGTATTTTATGGTAGTGGCATTGCTGCTACATCAAATTTACCACCGTCCTCATGGGCGTATGTGCCGCAACCTGAGCTACCTCAATACGACCCACAAAAAGCCAAAGAATTGCTCGCAGAAGCAGGCTACAAGGATGGTTTTACAATGACCCTCTGGGCTATGCCGGTGTCGCGCATCTACAACCCAAATGCACGTAAAATGGCCGAACTAATTCAAAGCGATCTTCGAGAGATTGGCGTCACCGCAAAAATAGTTGAATACGAATGGAATACCTTCATTGAGCGAGTAGGACAACATGAGCACGATAGTGTGTTACTTGGCTGGGCCGCTGACACGCCCGATCCTGATAACTTTTTCACCCCGCTCTTAAGCTGTACCGCAACCTTCAGTGGCAAAAACCCGTCGAATTGGTGTAACCCTGAATTTGATTTGTTACTAACTCAAGCTCTCGATACCAACGACATTGAAGCGCGTAAAGTGTTCTATAAAAAAGCGCAAGAAATGATAGCAGCAGAATTGCCATTGATGCCGATAGCGCATGGCTTGCGCTTCCAAGCATCGAATACAAACATAGAAGGTATAACGCTCAGACCCTTTGGTGGCATTTCATTGGCCGAAGCAAGGAGAAAACCGTAG
- the pspA gene encoding phage shock protein PspA encodes MGIFSRFADIVNSNINAILDKAEDPEKMVRLIIQEMEDTLVEVRSTSAKTLAEKKELARRVEALNAEKAEWEAKAELALSKDREDLARAAISEKHKATVAADAVAKELAHVDEHIEKLQQEVVTLQEKLADAKARQKAIILRQRSAESRLEVKKALDSNRVDSALHRFERFETKIDGIESQVESYEMGKKSLADEIAQLQQDEKIDDELAALKKKLAEKQ; translated from the coding sequence ATGGGAATTTTCTCTCGTTTTGCAGATATCGTGAATTCGAATATCAATGCAATCTTAGATAAAGCCGAAGATCCTGAAAAAATGGTGCGTCTGATCATCCAAGAAATGGAAGACACACTAGTTGAAGTACGTTCAACTTCTGCGAAAACACTTGCTGAGAAGAAAGAATTAGCACGTCGTGTTGAGGCACTTAATGCAGAAAAAGCAGAATGGGAAGCAAAGGCAGAGTTGGCGCTTTCAAAAGACCGTGAAGATCTTGCTCGTGCAGCTATTTCAGAAAAGCACAAAGCTACGGTTGCTGCAGATGCTGTTGCAAAAGAATTGGCGCACGTGGATGAGCATATAGAAAAACTTCAGCAAGAAGTCGTGACGTTGCAAGAAAAATTGGCGGATGCAAAAGCAAGACAAAAGGCAATTATTCTGCGCCAGCGCTCTGCAGAATCTCGTCTTGAAGTGAAAAAGGCGTTAGACAGCAATCGAGTTGATTCTGCACTTCACCGTTTTGAACGTTTTGAAACGAAAATTGACGGTATTGAATCTCAAGTTGAATCCTACGAGATGGGCAAAAAGTCCTTAGCAGATGAAATTGCGCAATTGCAACAAGATGAAAAAATTGATGATGAGCTCGCAGCACTTAAAAAGAAGCTTGCAGAAAAACAATAA
- a CDS encoding YcjX family protein produces the protein MSRPQIYLKQFLQSAEKVVQRGLDKHVKIAVTGFSGSGKTAFITSFIRQLTAQATNDNLPFFDVVKSGRFIACKQIAQGAMSVPSFDYQSAIRSLLDANPNWPSATKRINTISLALKYYAKEGLRAQLSPESTLYIELYDYPGEWLIDLPLLNQDYDTWSRQVLEKYQTERYHEFANTFLQQIHMLDATQDSDDNLLAEIASIHGELLCKLKANTPAILLQPGRQILPGDLAGAPMLSFFPCEKPHRVEEGCIYDQLEKRFEAYKEHVVKPFYKDYFCQFDRQVVLMDAFSALQGGYNYLNELQSATQQMLSLFDYGKNHWLRRLWLPKIDKVLFAANKCDMTSSNQHSNLVRLLDSLLQDSQNTMKFDHVNVDTMATSSVRSSLDRQIQENSKKLNCVYGKPIGEQEWVTYLPSAIPSTLLQKEQWPEGGFEFLSFTPLAAKEGQLEHVRMDHALQFLLGDKLR, from the coding sequence ATGAGTAGACCCCAAATTTACCTGAAGCAATTTCTACAATCTGCAGAAAAAGTCGTACAACGCGGTTTAGATAAACACGTTAAAATCGCGGTGACAGGATTTAGCGGAAGCGGGAAAACGGCCTTTATTACGTCGTTTATTCGTCAATTAACTGCACAGGCAACGAATGACAATTTACCATTTTTTGATGTGGTAAAGTCAGGGCGCTTCATCGCGTGTAAGCAAATCGCTCAAGGTGCAATGTCGGTTCCCTCATTTGATTATCAAAGTGCAATAAGAAGCTTGTTAGACGCGAATCCTAATTGGCCCTCGGCAACTAAGCGCATTAACACTATTTCGCTTGCGTTAAAGTATTACGCAAAAGAGGGGTTGCGAGCACAGCTCTCACCTGAATCAACACTTTATATCGAGTTATATGATTATCCCGGTGAGTGGTTAATCGATTTACCGTTGCTTAATCAAGATTACGATACATGGTCACGACAGGTTTTAGAGAAGTATCAAACTGAGCGCTATCATGAGTTTGCGAATACGTTTTTGCAGCAGATCCACATGCTTGACGCTACCCAAGATTCAGACGACAACCTACTTGCTGAAATTGCTTCCATTCATGGTGAATTGCTATGCAAGTTAAAAGCGAATACGCCTGCTATTTTATTACAACCAGGTCGTCAAATATTGCCCGGTGATCTTGCCGGTGCACCTATGTTGTCCTTTTTCCCGTGTGAGAAACCACATCGTGTCGAAGAAGGGTGCATCTACGATCAACTCGAGAAACGATTTGAAGCCTACAAAGAACACGTTGTGAAACCGTTTTACAAAGACTATTTTTGCCAATTTGACAGGCAAGTAGTGCTTATGGATGCCTTTTCAGCACTGCAAGGTGGGTATAATTATCTAAACGAATTACAAAGTGCGACTCAGCAAATGTTGAGTTTGTTCGACTATGGCAAAAACCATTGGCTGCGTCGTTTGTGGTTGCCCAAAATTGACAAGGTGCTTTTTGCTGCAAATAAATGCGATATGACAAGCAGTAATCAACATAGCAACTTGGTGCGGCTACTGGATTCATTGCTTCAAGATAGCCAAAACACGATGAAATTTGACCACGTGAACGTCGACACGATGGCGACGAGCTCAGTTAGAAGCTCATTAGATAGGCAAATTCAGGAAAATTCAAAGAAGTTAAATTGTGTTTATGGTAAGCCAATAGGTGAGCAGGAATGGGTTACCTATTTACCCTCTGCAATTCCCTCGACGTTACTCCAAAAAGAACAGTGGCCAGAAGGTGGTTTTGAGTTTTTATCTTTTACACCACTTGCTGCAAAAGAGGGACAACTTGAACATGTTCGCATGGACCATGCTTTACAGTTTTTGCTTGGGGATAAGTTACGATGA
- the pspB gene encoding envelope stress response membrane protein PspB gives MFDPEMLMAPFIIFMLIVAPLWLILHYRSKKQVSQGLSEHEHRQLIELASKAEKMVERVETLETLLDQESPGWRRKV, from the coding sequence ATGTTTGACCCAGAGATGTTAATGGCCCCGTTCATCATTTTTATGCTGATTGTTGCGCCACTGTGGTTGATTTTACACTACCGTAGCAAAAAACAAGTGAGTCAAGGGCTGAGTGAACATGAACACCGTCAATTGATTGAGTTGGCAAGCAAAGCTGAGAAAATGGTTGAACGTGTTGAAACGCTAGAAACGTTGCTTGATCAAGAATCGCCAGGTTGGAGACGCAAAGTATGA
- a CDS encoding TIGR01620 family protein codes for MNNKKSEITQQARRIEAHTNDIFAERSEKPVAKIIDVSDEFELHDVSIDAPVDLDVVYKSSQKRPWLKLWLVLAGTAIVTESVLGIWQAFESSFFLGILYSALGVLSLGIIGRLIFKEIKALIKLKRLEKVRADAERLLQSEQVGEASKWLESQLKQVPPQFATEFQTLVKSHHTDKELVMLYDTQVLQHIDNEAQQIVASSASGSALLVALSPMATLDMAAVLWRGTRMIEKISALYGVRLGYRSRLKLYKMLLTQMVFVGGTELISDLATTSLGAELLGKLSARSAQGISAGIFTARLGIKTMELCRPIPTFDKRPVRLHHVVKQVFKSLTSQSTTSN; via the coding sequence ATGAATAACAAGAAATCAGAAATTACTCAGCAAGCTAGGCGAATAGAAGCGCACACAAACGATATTTTTGCAGAGCGTTCAGAGAAGCCAGTTGCAAAGATTATTGACGTTTCAGACGAGTTTGAACTACACGATGTCTCCATCGATGCGCCTGTCGATTTGGACGTTGTATATAAAAGCAGTCAAAAGCGGCCATGGCTCAAGCTGTGGTTAGTACTCGCGGGCACCGCGATTGTCACTGAAAGTGTTCTGGGAATTTGGCAAGCATTTGAAAGCTCATTCTTTCTGGGGATTTTATATAGCGCGCTAGGTGTCCTGTCATTGGGGATAATAGGGCGGCTTATCTTTAAAGAAATTAAAGCGCTAATAAAATTGAAGCGTTTAGAGAAGGTGAGAGCGGATGCCGAACGATTATTACAAAGTGAACAAGTTGGTGAGGCGAGTAAATGGTTGGAGTCGCAACTAAAACAAGTTCCACCTCAATTTGCTACTGAATTCCAAACGTTAGTTAAAAGTCATCATACAGACAAAGAGTTGGTGATGCTCTATGACACGCAGGTATTACAGCACATTGACAATGAAGCTCAGCAAATCGTAGCTTCTTCCGCAAGTGGCTCAGCGTTGTTAGTCGCATTAAGTCCAATGGCTACTCTCGATATGGCAGCCGTATTGTGGCGTGGGACACGTATGATTGAGAAAATTAGCGCGTTGTATGGAGTGCGATTGGGTTATCGTAGTCGATTGAAACTATACAAAATGTTACTTACACAGATGGTGTTTGTGGGTGGAACTGAGTTGATCTCTGATTTGGCTACGACTTCATTGGGGGCGGAGTTGCTCGGTAAGCTGTCTGCACGTTCTGCGCAAGGGATCAGCGCTGGTATTTTTACGGCACGTCTGGGGATCAAAACCATGGAGTTATGCCGACCGATTCCGACATTTGATAAACGCCCGGTGCGTTTACATCATGTTGTTAAACAGGTTTTTAAATCGCTTACGAGTCAATCGACCACTTCAAACTGA
- the phhA gene encoding phenylalanine 4-monooxygenase — protein MAKSSKYVSKTPDDNGVIHWSVEENQIWQELVERQLECIKGKACDEYLEGLRKINLPHNRIPQLHELNEVLKRETGWQVAPVPALIDFDEFFRLLANKQFPVATFIRSREEFDYLQEPDIFHEIFGHCAMLTNPDFAEFTHQYGKLGYAAEKKDRVYLARLYWFTVEFGLMQTAEGLKIYGGGVLSSPGETQYVYSGKPEISALEVLDVLRTPYRIDIMQPLYYTITSIKDLFEISKMDIMSLVEKAKELGLFEPKFPPKEKLAS, from the coding sequence ATGGCAAAATCAAGTAAGTATGTTTCAAAAACTCCAGACGACAATGGTGTTATTCATTGGTCTGTTGAGGAAAACCAGATTTGGCAGGAGCTGGTTGAGCGTCAGCTGGAATGCATAAAAGGTAAAGCATGTGATGAATACCTTGAAGGTCTGCGTAAAATTAATCTTCCGCACAATCGCATTCCTCAACTGCACGAGCTGAATGAAGTGCTCAAAAGAGAAACAGGCTGGCAAGTCGCTCCAGTTCCTGCCCTCATTGATTTCGACGAATTTTTCCGTCTACTTGCGAATAAGCAATTTCCGGTTGCAACGTTTATCCGTTCTAGGGAGGAGTTTGACTACCTCCAAGAACCCGATATTTTCCATGAAATATTTGGTCATTGTGCCATGCTCACTAACCCAGATTTTGCTGAGTTTACTCATCAATACGGTAAATTGGGTTACGCGGCAGAGAAAAAAGACCGAGTTTACCTTGCTCGTTTATACTGGTTCACGGTTGAATTTGGTCTAATGCAAACGGCTGAAGGTCTGAAAATTTATGGTGGCGGGGTGTTATCAAGCCCTGGCGAAACACAATACGTTTATTCGGGTAAACCAGAAATTTCTGCTTTAGAGGTGCTTGATGTGCTTCGTACGCCATATCGCATCGACATAATGCAACCTCTTTACTATACCATTACCTCTATCAAAGATTTGTTCGAAATCTCTAAGATGGACATAATGTCGCTTGTTGAAAAAGCCAAAGAATTAGGGCTGTTTGAGCCAAAGTTTCCACCAAAAGAAAAGTTAGCTAGCTAA
- the pspF gene encoding phage shock protein operon transcriptional activator → MRQQDNLLGQSDSFLAVLDQVSMIAPLDKPVLIIGERGTGKELIAARLHYLSERWDQQYIKMNCAALNENLLESELFGHESGAFTGASKRHEGRFERANSGTLFLDELANTSAMVQEKLLRVIEYGEFERVGGKQTIKVDTRLVCATNEDLPTLAENGEFRHDLLDRLAFDVITLPPLRHRREDILLLAEHFAINMARDLGWSLFSGFTKRAREILLDYDWPGNIRELKNVVERSLYRHGTEQLPVHDIVIDPFRSPFRPTARVKAPTESSKPVEMPAETTVAPTPSDFSAPSAWQFPVCLKTLSNDYETQLLQKALEFSQFNQKKTAEVLGLTYHQLRGYLKKYNLLDSQQKNEA, encoded by the coding sequence ATGCGCCAACAGGATAATTTACTCGGTCAATCGGATAGCTTTTTAGCTGTACTGGACCAAGTTTCTATGATTGCACCTCTCGACAAACCCGTATTGATTATCGGTGAGCGTGGTACAGGTAAAGAACTCATCGCAGCTCGTTTACACTACCTTTCAGAACGGTGGGATCAACAATACATTAAAATGAATTGTGCTGCACTTAACGAAAACTTACTTGAAAGCGAACTCTTTGGTCACGAAAGTGGCGCATTCACGGGTGCAAGCAAACGACATGAGGGTCGATTTGAACGCGCGAATAGCGGGACTTTGTTTCTAGACGAACTTGCGAATACGTCCGCGATGGTTCAAGAGAAACTCTTGCGCGTCATTGAATATGGTGAATTCGAGCGTGTTGGTGGGAAACAAACGATCAAAGTGGACACACGTTTAGTCTGTGCGACGAATGAAGATCTTCCAACATTGGCAGAAAATGGTGAATTCCGCCATGACCTACTAGACCGTCTAGCCTTTGACGTCATCACGTTACCACCGCTTCGACACCGTCGTGAAGATATTCTTTTACTTGCTGAACACTTTGCGATCAATATGGCCAGAGATCTTGGCTGGTCTCTTTTCAGTGGCTTCACTAAACGCGCCCGTGAAATTCTATTGGATTACGATTGGCCGGGTAACATTCGTGAACTCAAAAACGTGGTTGAGCGAAGTCTTTATCGCCACGGTACAGAGCAGTTACCTGTCCACGATATAGTCATCGATCCATTTCGAAGCCCATTCCGTCCAACAGCGCGAGTTAAGGCTCCAACCGAATCAAGTAAGCCTGTTGAAATGCCAGCTGAAACTACAGTGGCTCCTACACCTTCCGACTTTAGTGCCCCTTCAGCGTGGCAATTTCCAGTTTGCTTGAAAACATTATCGAATGATTATGAGACACAATTACTGCAAAAAGCACTAGAATTTTCACAATTTAATCAAAAGAAAACTGCAGAAGTGCTCGGTTTAACGTATCATCAGCTAAGAGGTTATCTAAAAAAATATAACCTATTAGATTCGCAACAAAAAAATGAGGCATAA
- a CDS encoding ABC transporter permease subunit — MAKFKLYSEESNRSPLSRLWKKFKRNHPALVGLWVFLALLVLAITAPLIAPYGINQQHSDALLLPPSWHDAGNVRFLLGTDDLGRDVLSRLMNGATFTFGLSVVAALITTLIGVVLGTFAGMSKGIRSSFLNHLLDLTLAIPSLLLAIIIIAILGPGLLNTVWAIIFALLPQHIHSVRNLVVDELNKDYIAAFRLDGANQWQILVRGIFPNIYEHIVVIFTMALSTAILDIAALGFLKLGAQPPITEWGAILAENLALIYIAPWTVGLPGVLLFISVLATNLVGDGLRQVLKERKAD, encoded by the coding sequence ATGGCAAAATTTAAGCTTTATAGCGAGGAATCTAACCGTTCGCCATTATCGAGACTGTGGAAAAAATTTAAACGAAACCACCCAGCCCTAGTCGGCTTGTGGGTATTCCTCGCCTTACTTGTTTTAGCAATTACCGCACCACTCATTGCTCCCTATGGGATCAATCAGCAGCACAGTGATGCCCTACTTTTACCTCCTTCTTGGCATGACGCAGGTAACGTTCGATTTTTATTAGGAACGGATGACCTCGGACGAGACGTCTTATCGAGATTGATGAATGGCGCAACATTTACATTCGGTTTATCGGTTGTCGCTGCACTCATTACCACGTTAATCGGGGTTGTGCTTGGCACCTTTGCTGGCATGTCAAAAGGCATACGCTCCAGCTTTCTCAACCACCTACTTGATCTAACGCTTGCGATCCCTTCTCTATTGCTCGCAATCATCATAATTGCAATTTTAGGTCCTGGTCTTTTGAATACGGTTTGGGCGATTATTTTTGCGCTATTACCTCAACACATCCACTCTGTTCGTAATCTCGTCGTTGATGAACTCAACAAAGATTACATTGCCGCATTTCGCTTAGACGGTGCGAACCAATGGCAAATATTAGTGCGAGGGATCTTTCCCAACATCTATGAACATATTGTGGTTATCTTCACGATGGCTTTAAGCACAGCGATTCTTGATATTGCAGCACTTGGCTTCTTGAAACTCGGCGCGCAGCCACCCATAACTGAATGGGGAGCGATTTTGGCGGAAAACTTAGCCTTGATTTACATTGCTCCTTGGACTGTGGGACTGCCCGGCGTATTATTGTTTATCTCTGTTTTAGCAACCAATCTAGTTGGTGATGGCTTACGACAAGTGCTTAAAGAACGTAAGGCGGACTAA
- a CDS encoding ABC transporter permease: MREYLLRRFSLLCFMLFALSVFTFSLSYLFPGDLLTNLSGVTNSNFNTTQLLIEKYHINNGYISQYLAFLHRIITGDWGVSLSSGEAVFEHVWILFPATLELCIYALIVAVIFGIPSGILAAAYHKRWPDSVITSLTLMGFSIPIFWLALLLIMVFCLTLSWFPMSGRIGLLYEIEPVTNFILLDIWLDGFPYKGLAFQDALHHLALPTIVLAMYPTTVLIRFTRDSMLQVLEQNFIKTARAKGLSRAQLILHHALRNALLPVIKQIGLQFSTLITLAMVTEVIFSWPGIGRWLIDSIYQRDYPAIQGGLLAVSMFVILANMSAELTNSLLDPISRNKAHGKI, from the coding sequence ATGCGCGAATATTTATTACGTCGGTTTAGCTTACTGTGCTTTATGTTGTTCGCGCTTAGTGTATTTACCTTTTCACTGAGCTATCTATTTCCTGGCGACTTACTCACGAATCTAAGCGGTGTCACTAATTCTAATTTCAATACAACGCAATTATTAATCGAAAAATACCACATCAATAATGGGTACATTTCTCAGTATCTTGCGTTTCTGCATCGTATCATTACTGGAGACTGGGGTGTTTCCCTTTCCTCTGGTGAGGCCGTGTTTGAGCATGTTTGGATTCTGTTTCCTGCGACACTAGAGTTATGTATCTACGCACTGATTGTCGCGGTAATTTTTGGTATTCCTAGTGGGATTTTAGCTGCCGCTTACCACAAACGTTGGCCTGACTCTGTCATCACCTCTCTCACGTTGATGGGGTTTTCCATTCCAATTTTTTGGTTGGCCTTGCTGCTTATTATGGTTTTTTGCCTTACCTTAAGTTGGTTTCCGATGTCCGGCAGAATCGGGTTGTTATATGAAATAGAACCCGTGACCAACTTCATTTTGCTCGACATATGGTTAGATGGATTTCCGTATAAAGGTTTGGCATTTCAAGACGCTTTGCATCACCTCGCACTGCCGACGATTGTCCTTGCGATGTACCCTACGACCGTGCTTATTCGCTTCACACGTGATTCAATGTTACAAGTATTGGAGCAAAACTTCATCAAAACAGCTCGTGCCAAAGGACTCTCGCGTGCTCAACTTATTCTCCATCATGCGCTTCGTAACGCGCTTTTACCGGTAATAAAACAGATTGGTTTGCAATTTAGTACGCTAATTACATTAGCTATGGTCACCGAAGTGATTTTCTCATGGCCAGGCATCGGGCGTTGGTTGATCGATAGCATTTATCAACGTGACTACCCCGCGATACAAGGTGGATTGCTTGCAGTTTCAATGTTTGTCATTTTGGCTAATATGAGTGCTGAATTAACCAACAGTTTGTTAGATCCTATCTCGAGGAATAAAGCACATGGCAAAATTTAA